In the Gorilla gorilla gorilla isolate KB3781 chromosome 10, NHGRI_mGorGor1-v2.1_pri, whole genome shotgun sequence genome, one interval contains:
- the LOC101148015 gene encoding olfactory receptor 6C1 gives HTEITEFILLGLTDDPNFQVVIFVFLLITYMLSIAGNLTLITITLLDSHLQTPMYFFLRNFSILEISFTTISIPKFLGNIISGDKTISFNNCIVQLFFFILLGVTEFYLLAAMSYDRYVAICKPLHYLSIMNRRVCTLLVFTSWLVSFLIIFPALMLLLKLDYCRSNIIDHFTCDYFPLLQLACSDTKFLEVMGFSCAAFTLMFTLALIFLSYIYIIRTILRIPSTSQRTKAFSTCSSHMVVISISYGSCIFMYIKPSAKDRVSLSKGVAILNTSVAPMMNPFIYSLRNQQVKQAFVNMARKTVFFTST, from the coding sequence CATACAGAAATAACAGAGTTTATTCTTCTGGGATTAACAGATGACCCAAATTTTCAGGTTGTAATCTTTGTCTTCCTGCTCATCACCTACATGCTCAGCATTGCTGGGAACCTGACCCTTATCACAATCACCCTGCTGGATTCCCACCTGCAGACCCCCATGTATTTCTTCCTCAGAAATTTCTCCATATTAGAAATTTCGTTCACAACCATCAGTATACCCAAGTTTCTGGGTAACATTATTTCAGGAGATAAAACCATTTCCTTTAATAATTGCATAGTtcagttatttttcttcattctcttgggagtcacagagttttaccttctgGCTGCCATGTCCTATGACCGctatgtggccatctgcaagcctcTGCATTACTTGAGTATCATGAATCGAAGAGTCTGCACACTGCTTGTTTTTACTTCTTGGCTGGTTTCATTTTTAATCATATTCCCAGCACTCATGTTGCTTTTAAAGCTTGATTACTGTAGGTCTAATATTATTGACCATTTTACCTGTGATTATTTTCCACTGCTGCAACTTGCTTGTTCAGACACAAAATTCTTAGAGGTGATGGGATTTTCTTGTGCTGCGTTTACTCTAATGTTCACTTTGGCATTAATATTTCTGTCCTACATATACATTATCAGAACCATTTTGAGAATTCCTTCTACTAGTCAGAGGACAAAGGCCTTTTCCACATGTTCTTCCCACATGGTTGTTATCTCCATCTCTTATGGCAGCTgcatttttatgtacattaaaccGTCAGCAAAAGATAGAGTGTCCTTGAGCAAGGGAGTGGCAATACTAAACACCTCAGTAGCCCCCATGATGAACCCCTTTATTTACAGCCTAAGAAATCAGCAAGTCAAGCAAGCTTTCGTTAACATGGCAAGGAAGACTGTATTTTTCACAAGCACATGA
- the LOC101147658 gene encoding olfactory receptor 6C3-like, protein MRNHTTITEFVLLGISDSPELQTVIFIFLFITYVLSITDNLTIIILTLTDSSLKTPMYYFLRNFSFLDITFTSVSIPKFLGAIITKVKTISYNNCLAQLFFFIFMGASEFFLLAAMSYDRYVAICKPLHYATIMNKKICTLLVFSSRLGGFLTIFPPLTLILKLDFCASNVVVHFSREYFPILQLSCLDIWLLEMIGFYFAFVTLLITLALVILSYVCIICTILRIPCASQRKKAFSTYSSHMIVIAISYGDCIFMYVKASAKERASLTKGVAILNTSIAPMLNPSIYTLRNQQVKQAFKDLAHKAVFYRNK, encoded by the coding sequence atGAGAAACCACACGACGATTACAGAGTTTGTACTCTTGGGCATATCAGACAGCCCAGAGCTTCAGactgtaatttttatctttttatttataacttaCGTATTAAGCATAACTGACAATTTAACCATCATCATCCTTACCTTGACAGACTCTAGTCTAAAGACTCCTATGTATTACTTCCTCCGGAATTTCTCCTTCTTAGATATTACATTCACTAGTGTTTCCATCCCCAAATTTTTGGGGGCAATTATTACTAAAGTCAAGACCATTTCCTATAACAACTGTTTAgctcaattatttttcttcatcttcatggGTGCGTCTGAATTTTTTCTTCTAGCTGCAATGTCTTACGATCGTtatgtggccatctgcaagcctcTCCACTACGCCACCATCATGAACAAGAAAATTTGCACCCTGCTTGTCTTTAGTTCACGGCTGGGAGGATTTCTGACCATTTTCCCACCACTCACGCTTATCCTCAAATTAGATTTTTGTGCTTCCAATGTCGTTGTTCACTTCTCCCGTGAgtatttccccattttacaacTCTCATGCTTAGACATATGGCTTTTAGAGATGATTGGTTTTTACTTTGCCTTTGTTACTCTGCTGATCACCTTGGCATTAGTAATTCTGTCCTACGTATGCATCATTTGCACTATTCTGAGAATCCCATGTGCCAGTCAGAGGAAAAAGGCTTTCTCCACTTACTCCTCTCATATGATCGTCATCGCCATCTCTTATGGAGACTGCATATTCATGTATGTCAAGGCTTCAGCAAAAGAAAGAGCATCATTGACCAAAGGAGTAGCTATTCTGAACACTTCAATTGCCCCCATGCTGAACCCTTCTATTTACACCCTGAGAAACCAGCAAGTAAAACAAGCTTTTAAAGATTTGGCTCACAAAGCAGTGTTTTATAGAAACAAATGA
- the LOC109029095 gene encoding olfactory receptor 6C6 yields MKNKSMEIEFILLGLTDDPQLQIVIFLFLFLNYTLSLMGNFIIIILTLLDPRLKTPMYFFLRNFSFLEIIFTTVCIPRFLITIVTRDKTISYNNCATQLFFILLPGVTEFYLLAAMSYDRYVAICKPLHYPIIMSSKVCYQLVLSSWVTAFFIIFPPLVMGLKLDFCASKTIDHFMCETSPILQISCTDTHVLELMSFTLAVVTLVVTLVLVILSYTCIIKTILKFSSAQQRSKAFSTCTSHMIVVSMTYGSCIFMYIKPSAKERVTVSKGIALLYTSIAPLLNPFIYTLRNQQVKEVFWDVLQKNLCFSKRSF; encoded by the coding sequence atgaagaataaatcaatggaaatagaGTTCATTCTCCTAGGATTGACAGATGACCCACAGTTGCAAATTGTGATTTTCCTGTTTCTATTTCTCAACTACACCTTGAGCCTGATGGGgaacttcatcatcatcatcctcaccctGCTGGATCCCCGGCTCAAGACGCCAATGTATTTCTTTCTCCGTAACTTCTCCTTTTTGGAAATAATATTCACAACAGTGTGTATTCCTAGATTCTTGATAACCATTGTGACTAGAGACAAAACCATTTCTTATAATAATTGTGCAACTCaattattttttatccttttaccGGGAGTTACTGAGTTTTACCTCCTGGCTGCCATGTCCTATGACCGCTACGTTGCCATCTGCAAACCACTGCATTATCCAATCATTATGAGCAGCAAAGTCTGCTACCAACTTGTACTTAGCTCTTGGGTAACTGCATTCTTCATCATATTTCCCCCATTGGTCATGGGACTCAAGCTGGATTTTTGTGCTTCCAAAACTATTGACCACTTTATGTGTGAAACTTCTCCTATTCTGCAGATCTCCTGCACAGATACCCATGTCCTAGAATTGATGTCTTTTACCTTAGCTGTGGTGACACTTGTGGTCACACTGGTATTAGTGATTCTCTCTTACACTTGCATTATTAAGACCATTCTGAAATTCTCTTCTGCGCAGCAAAGGAGCAAAGCGTTTTCCACCTGTACTTCCCACATGATTGTTGTCTCCATGACATATGGTAGCTGTATCTTTATGTATATTAAACCATCTGCAAAAGAAAGAGTGACTGTATCCAAAGGTATAGCTTTGCTCTATACCTCAATTGCCCCTTTACTAAATCCCTTCATTTATACTCTCAGAAACCAGCAGGTGAAAGAAGTCTTCTGGGATGTATTACAAAAGaatttgtgtttttctaaaaGATCGTTTTAA